The Hymenobacter sp. DG25A nucleotide sequence GCTCCACAAACGTAGCCATGGCCTCGGCCAGCGGGCCCAGCCCCGTTTGCGGCCGCCCAAAAGAGCGGGTGCAGGTAACGCTGTGGCGCACCGGGGCGGCATCGGCCTCTTCTCCCCCGCCGGCGTGCAGCGCCAGGCATACTTCGCCGCGCAGCTCCCGCCAGAGGCGCACACCCACTACCCCACCCAGGTGGCGCCGCGCCCAGGCTTCGGGCATAGCTGCCAGATCGGCGGCGGTCTGAATGTTCTGCGCCTGCAGCTTGGGAGCGTAGCGGCGGCCAATGCCCCATATCTTCTCTACCGGCGTAGCGGCCAGTGCCGCGGCGCGCTGCTCGGGCGTGTTCAGCACCAGCACCCCCGTAGAGGTATGGCGGGCTAAACGATTGGCCAGCTTAGCCAGGGTTTTGGTGGGCGCTACGCCCACACAGACCGGAATACCGGTTTGCTGGCGCACGGCGGCGCGCACGGCCGCAGCACAGTCGGCCAGATCCGGGAACAGATAGAGCTGCCCGCTCAGGTCCAGAAACGACTCATCAATGGAATACACTTCTACCTCGGGCGAAAACTGGGTCAGCACCTGCGTGACGCGCCGGCTCATATCACCATACAGCGGATAATTGGAGGAAAATACCTCCACGTGGTGCTGCTGCAGGCGGGCACGGGCCTGATAGTACGGCTCGCCCATAGCAAACCCGAGAGTTTTGGCTTCGTCGGAGCGGGCTATCAGGCAGCCGTCGTTGTTGCTGAGCACCACCACGGGCACGCCCTCCAGCTGCGGCTGAAATACCCGCTCGCAGGACACATAGAAGTTGTTGCAATCAACCAGAGCAAACATAGGCCAGGAAAACTCAGCAGGTGGGTGGCAGGGCATGGA carries:
- a CDS encoding Y-family DNA polymerase; this encodes MFALVDCNNFYVSCERVFQPQLEGVPVVVLSNNDGCLIARSDEAKTLGFAMGEPYYQARARLQQHHVEVFSSNYPLYGDMSRRVTQVLTQFSPEVEVYSIDESFLDLSGQLYLFPDLADCAAAVRAAVRQQTGIPVCVGVAPTKTLAKLANRLARHTSTGVLVLNTPEQRAAALAATPVEKIWGIGRRYAPKLQAQNIQTAADLAAMPEAWARRHLGGVVGVRLWRELRGEVCLALHAGGGEEADAAPVRHSVTCTRSFGRPQTGLGPLAEAMATFVERAAEKLRRQGLSAHLLTIILGTNRFATGGPHTQTLVLPLTTATNDTGALTKAALRALRQLRQAGVAYQRAGVLLSGLEPAGCAQLDLFGASAKDQEQRQQLMTTLDALNQRFGRSMVQLAAAGTAQSRQAWSGRQARRSSAFTTSWDELWTVG